CACCGCGGCGCTCTCGCGGCGCACCCGTGGGCGTGCCGGATCGCCGAATCCCACGCCGTAGAGCCCGAAGCGCCCGAAGTAGCCGTCGGCCCACTCGAAGTTGTCGAGCAGCGACCAGTGCAGGTAACCGACCACCGGAACGCCTGCCTCGATCGCGCGGTGCACGTAGCGCAGCGTCTCGACGATCGCACGCGGCCGCAGCCGATCCTCGGCGTCGGCGACGCCGTGTTCGGTGATGAGGATCGGCGTGCGATCGATCGCGATGCGGCGCAGCACCTGCTCGATCCCCGCCGGGTGATGTTCCCAGCCGAGGTCGTTGACGGTTGCACCGGGTGCCGCGACGTGGGCGACCGGTCCCAGCGAGTTCACCTTCCAGCGTGTGTAGTAGTTGAGCCCCAGCCAGTCGAGAGCGCCGGCGAGTGCCGGGACCTGGCGCGAGACGCTTCGCGCGCCGGGAATCGAGAGCCGGATCCGGCCGCTGCGGGGCGCCTCGAGCACTGCGTCGTTGAACACCCGGTTCTCGAACCACGCGCGCAGCACGTCGAGCGGAAACCACGGACGCAGCGGCTCGAGAATCGGATAGTGCTTGGCGAAGCCGACCCTCACCGCGCGGCCGTCGCCGTCGGCATCGATACGATCCTCCGCGTGCAGGATGTGGTAGGCACGACCGTGCGCCTCGAGCAGGTTCGCGATCACCTCGAGTGCCGCGCCATCGTCGCGCCGGCCCGGGGGCCAGACGCCCTCCGAGTAGCTCCGAAACGCGTAGACCTCGGGCTCGTTGACCGTGCACCACCAGTCGACTTCGGCGCCGAACTCACGTGCGCAGAACTGGACGAAACGGTCGAAGTCGTCGAGCGTGACGCGATTCTCCCACCCGCCGCGATCCGCCACCCACAGCGGGTTCGTGAAGTGATGCAGCGTCACGATGGGGGTGAGGTGGTGTCGCCTGAGCGACGCGAACACTGCGTGGTAGTGCGCGATCGCCGCCGCGTCGAAGCGGCCCGGCTCGGGCTCGAGGCGACTCCACTCGAGCGACAGGCGATGCGCGGTGTGATGGTCGCCGGCGGCGAGTGCGAAGTCTTCGTCGAAGCGCTCCCAGTGACGGCACGCCTCGCCGCTGCGATCGCCGCCACGCACCACGTCGGCGAGTTGCTCGAATCGCCACCAGTCGTTCAACTGATTGCCGCCCTCGACCTGATGCGCCGAGGTCGCGGCTCCCCACAGGAATCCGTCCGGAAACGAGAGCAACGACATGCCGGTACGTTAGCATCGGCGGTTCGGAGCCTCGCTACGAGGTGCTTGCGTGCTAGCGTGACCGCGATGGAAGCACGATCGCGAAGCCCCCGGCCGGTGCTCGGCGTGCGCCTCGATGCGCGATGGCGCGAACACGTGCCGCCCGCGTGGCGAGCCGACTGGAACGAGCGAGAGTTCGCGCTCGACCGCGGCAGCACTCGCGTCGTCACGGCCGGCACCGGCCCCCCGGCGCTGCTGCTCCCGCCGCTGCCCGGCTACAAAGAGGCGTGGCTGCGAGTGCTACCGCAGCTCGCGTTGCGCTTTCGCGTCGTCACCTTCGACCTGCGGCTTCACCGCGGCTCAGCGAACGACTGGGCGTCGCACGTCGCGGATGCCGCGCGCGTCGCCGAGGCGTTCGCTCCCGGAGCCGCGCTGGTGGTCGGCCACTCGCTGGGCGGAATGCTGGCGCAACGCTACGCGCTCGCGCACCCGCAGCGCGTTTCGCGGCTGGTGCTGTCGAGCACGTTTCCGCGCGTCGGGTTCGAATGGCGTCAACTGGTGCCGCGGTATCTCGAGCAGCCGCTGGTACTGGCCACTCAGCGCTGGCTGCCCGAGCCGTTGAGCCGCGCAGCCGCGGCCGGCTTCGCGCGACGTCGGGCGTGGGTGTTCGACGCGTGCTGCGACGCCGAGGTGGTCGAGTTCGTGCGATTCGGGATTCGCAACTTCGCACTCTCCGATGCCCGCGCGATGGTGGCGCTGGCGTTCGCGCACGACGCGCGTGCCGAGCTCGAGCGACTCGCGGTGCCGACCCTGGTGGTGGTCGGCGAGTGCGAGACCGCGTGGGCGCTCGCGGCGGCGCGACGACTCGCGGTCGTCCTGCCCGACGCGCGGCTCGTCGAGTTTGCGGACGTCGCCCACCTGCACCCGCTTTCGGCGCCGGATCGGCTGGTGCGGTCCATCGAGGGCTGGCTCGATGCCACCGCGTGAAGATGCGCGGCGGTCCGCCATCCGCTAGGGTGCGGAGTCCATCGCCCGCCCGGAGAAACCCTCGATGAAAGCGACACTGGACACCGACTCGAGCGTACGTCGTGTGCCCCGCGCATCCGCCGTGTGGCAGGGCGCGCGCGCGCGCGGTTCCGTGATGCTCGCGGTCGCGGCGGCGGCGGCGATCGTGACGGGCTGCACCGCGCTTCAGGAGCTGGCCGCGCTGCGCAACGTGGTGTTCGCGTTCGACCGCGTCGCGGACGTACGCGTCGCGGGAATCGCGATCGGCGAAGGAGCGAGCTATTCACGACTCTCGGTCGCGGATCTCGCGCGCGTTGCGGCGGCGGTCGCGAGCCGAAACGTGCCGCTCGAGCTGGTCGCGCACGTGTCGGCCTCCAATCCTGCCGAGAACCGGGTCGCAGCGCGACTCGTCAACGTCGACTGGACGCTGTTCGTCGACGATCGTCGCCTGCTGTCGGGAGTGGTGAACGAGTCGCGATCGATCGCTCCCGGATCGATCGCCGACCTGCCGGTGCCGATCCGCTTCGACCTCTACGAACTGTCGCAGGGCGGAGCGCGCGACCTGTTCGAGACCGCGCTCGCAATCGCCGGATACGGCACGCGGGCACGCGAGCTGCGTTTCGAACTGCTGCCCCGCATCGAGACGACGCTCGGACCGATCCAGTATCCGACCCCGGTCGTGATCCGCCGCGCGGCGCGCTGACGTGGATCGATTTCGCTCGCTCCGACACCCTGCATTTCGCGTGTTCTGGATCGGCCAGCTGGTGTCGGTACTCGGCACCTGGATGCAGTCGGTCGCCCAGGGCTGGCTGATGCACCGGCTCACCGAATCGGCGTGGATGCTCGGGCTGCTGGCGGGGGCGCAGTTCCTGCCGGTCACGCTGTTCTCGCTGTGGGCGGGTGTGGTCGCCGACCGCATGGACAAGCGCCGCATGATCCTCGTCACCCAGGTGCTGTCGATGCTTCAGGCGGTGACACTCGCACTGGTGGTGACGCTGGGCATCGTCGAGCCGTGGATGGTGCTGGTGCTGGCGCTGTTGTTCGGAGTCGTCAGCGCGTTCGACCTGCCGGCGCGGCAGGCGTTCGTCGCCGATCTGGTGCCGCGTGAGGACATGTCGAACGCGATCGCGCTCAACTCGACCGCGTTCAATACCGCGCGCGTGTTCGGTCCCGCGATCGCGGGCGTGCTGCTGGCGACCGCCGGTGAGGCGGCGTGCTTCTGGATCAACGCGCTCAGCTACCTCGCCGTGATCCTTTCGCTGGTGCGCATCGACCTGCCGCGCCGCGATCTTGCGCGCTCGAGCCTTGCCGAGACGCTGGCGCGCTTGAACGAGGGGCTCCGCTACGCGTGGTCGACGAGGCCGGTACGCAACCTGCTCGTGCTGCTCGCGATCGCGGCCGGACTCGGCTTCCAGTACGGACCGCTGCTGCCGGTGTACGCGCGCGAACTGCTGCACGCGGGCCCCGGCGTCTACGGATTGCTCACCTCGGCGTTTGGACTCGGCGCGCTGCTCGCGGCGCTGCTCATGACGCGCCACCACGACCGCTGGGGGCTGCGGCGCAATCTGCTGCTCGGGCTCACCACCGCGGGGATCGGCATGGGGGTATTCGCGTGGTCACGCTACCTGCCGCTGTCGCTCGCCATGGGTTTCGCTGCCGGCTTTGGACTCATTCTCTACGTCGCCACCACCAACACGCTGATTCAGCTGACGATCGAGGATCGCTACCGTGGCCGCGTGATGAGTCTCTACACGTTCATGTTCATCGGCACCTCGCCGCTCGGTGCGTTGATGGCGGGCGTGATCGCGCAGCGCTTCGGCGCTCCGGTCGCGACCAGCGTGTGCGCGCTGCTGTTGCTCGGTTGTGCGCTGTGGATGTCGAATCGCCTGCGCGTGCTGGCCGCGCAGGAACGCGCGCAATCGCCACCCGACTATCCGCAGGCCGACGCCGTGCGGTGAGCGTCACGCGCGGAGTGACGGGGCGCGCGTCTGCACCGACACCGCGCCACTAGCGCGAATTCGGCTCGAACCGCCACACCGTGTCCGCACGCAGCACGCCGACCGGGCGCGCCACCAGGTCGCTCCCGGTGAGGACCCCCCGAGACTGCACCGCCGCGCGCGCTTCGGGTAGCGCGTAGAGCGCGTGCCGACCGCGCCCGGCCTCCGCGAGCAGGGCGTCGAGCTGCCGTTCGAAGTCCGCGCGCGTGGGCACCGCCTCGGAGTCCGGGATCGTCAGCAGTCGGACGCGTGCCAGCACCGGGAGCGCCATCAGCCCCTCGCGCAGCACGGAACGAAGAGGATCGGACACCAGTGCGTCGCCGGCCTCGAAGTGAGTGCGCGCGAACTCGAGCAGGTCTGCATAGGGCGCGTGTGCGACGTCTCGAGCCGGAAGTGCTCGATAGGCGAGATTCGAACTCGCGGCAGCCACAATCGCGGCCACACCCACCGCGCGGGCCGCGACGCGCCAGCGGGCGGGCGGGCTCGGAAGTCCGACGGCGAGGAACGCCAGTGCGAACGGGGGCGCGAACACCCAGAACACGTGATTCCCGGGCTGATACCAGAGCGCGAACGCCGCCAACGCAAGTGCACCGCACGTCACCGCGAGTCGCCCGGCCGGGGTCCGTGAGTCGACGCGGGCCTCCGTGTCGATTCCGTGGGCCGACATGCTTCGGCGCCTCGCCAGGTGAGCAGCGGACGAGCCGAGTGCCCGCAGCCCCAGCGCCGCAGCGGTCCCGGCGGCAAACGCGGTGGCCGCGACTCCCGCCAGCACGCCGGGCTCGAGCCCGCGTCCGGCGCGCAGCGCGTGCAGTGGAATCAACGTGACCCATGCCTCGACCAGTGCGATGCCGGCGCGCGCGAACCCGACGCTCCCCGTGCCGGCGACGAAATCGCTCCGGTCGCGCACCGTCAGCACCCACGCGAGAATCTCCGCGGGTCCGCCCGGCGGCGCCGCGATGCGGCCCGCGATCCAGTAGCCGGACAGCACCGGAACGACCGCCGCGATCACGAAGCTCGCGAGCGACGCGGTGGTGAACCGTCCGCGCAGCGCCTGCCAGCCCAATGCGAGTACTGCGGCAACGACGAACACCACGCTCATCTGGTGGATCAGCACCGCGGCCGCGAGTGTCAGCCCGGCAATGCCCCACGCACGCGCATCGCGGGCCCGCAGCATGAGCCGTGCGGCGGTCAACAACAGGGCGGTGGCCGGGACGATCGCGCCGATCTCGGTCGCGAGACGCGAAACCACGTTCGCGACCGCGACCGCGACCGCCACCCATACCGCGCGTCGCCGCGAGCCTCCGAGCGCTCGAGCGAGCGCTCCCGAAAGGGTGACCAGCGCGCCGCCCGCGATGGCGCTCAGCACGCCAAGGGTCGCGAACGGATCGCGCGCGCCGAACTGCGCCGCGAGCCGGTGCCAGGCGCGGGCCGCCGGCATGAACAGCAGATGGTTGGGGTGGAGCAGCCGGGTCGAGAAGTACCGTTCGGAGACCAGCGGGTCGTCGACCGCGCGAGCGGCCTGAGCGAGCGTCTCCCAAGTCTGCACGTGCGCGAGCAGCAGCGCGTAGCCCACCGCCGCCACCGCACCGATGACGAGCAGTGGAAGCCACCAGGAGGACGCGCGTTTCGGCCGATCGCGCGGCGTCATCGGATCAGCCGTCACCTGGCAATGACGGGCGGCCGCGCGGTGACGTCCCATTGCCAGCGCAGCGTGCGGCCGCTGTGGACCGTGAGCGCCGAGGTGAGCGCGGTGCCGAACACCTCGAACCGCGAGATGCGCGGTCGTGCTTCACCCCATGGAAAGTCGGGGGTGCGCCGCGTCGCGCGGAGCGAGCCGAGCGCCCACAGCGCCGGCCACACGCAGAACAGGCGGTAGCGCACGCGTCTCGCCGGGATGGCGTCGACGTATTCCGGCACCTGAACCAGAGCGCCGCGCGCGCGCGCGGTGAGGCGCTCCGCGAGTGCGTGGACGCCGGCGTTCGGCGTGCCGACCAGATCGGGCACCTCGAGGCCGAACTCGGCCAGCCACGTGGCCGGCAGGTAGCAGCGACCGCGGCGCACGTCCGCAGGCCAGTCGAGCAGGATGTTGGTGAGCTGAAGCGCGCGCCCGACCACCGGTGCCAGCTCGAGGCGCCGCCGGTGCCGCGTCTCGTCGCCGACTCCGTATTCGGCGGCGAACAAATCGGTGAGCATCACACCGACACAGCCGGCGACGATCCAGCAGTAGTCGTCGAGTTCGGCCTCGGTGTCGAGATAGGGCGCGTGCGGCGAACGCGCCGCGGCTCGCGTGGCGTAGCGTCGCATTCCGGTCGCGAGCGTGCGCACTCCGTCGCGCACCGCGTCGCGATGGGCCCCGGGCAACGCGGAGGTCACGCGCAGGACGCGCGGCAGCTCGGCGACCAGTGCCAGGTCGGGCCGGCCGGCCGCGGTTTGCGCCGCCGCTTCGGCGAGCGAGTGCGCCGCCATCGAGTCACCGTCGAGGGCTGCCAGGAACTGGTCGAATCGCGCTCCGATCTCTTCGGGGCTTCCGACCCACGAGTCCTCGAGCGCGTCGGCGGTCCGGCACAGCAGGTAGCCGACGCGCACCGCTTCGCCGAAGTGGGCACGCAGCAGGCGGATATTCAGCGCAAAGGTGCGCGAGACGCGCCCCAGCACGGCGCGGCAGTAGGCGCGGTCGGCGACCAGATCGGTGGGAGTGGACACGGCATGCTAGGTTAGCACTCCCACTCCGCTCCCACGGACTCAACCGCAGGGCCGCATGAAAGGGGCGCCGCTCCCTGGCGCTCAATCTGGCCGATCAACGCGCCGATAACCCGGCAGGCCAAACCATGCGTCCATTCCCGAAGCTTCCACTCTCGCGACTCGCCGTCGCACTCGCGCTGTGCGTGGGACTCGCGTCCCCCGCGAGTGCTCAGGACTATCCGCGCCTCGCGCTGCACGCGCGCCTGTACGGCAACGGATTTCCGTTCATCGGCGGAGGCACCCGACAGGGTCCGATCCTCGATGACGTCGTGCGTGCGGCGGCGCGCTATCACGAGCTCACGATCGGGGCGAGCCCGATCTCGGAGTATCGCCCCGATCTCGCAATCGCATTTCGTCAGGCGCGGCCCGACATTCATCTGTATGCCTACGTGATCGGCCAGGACGTGTGGGAGGGTGCGACCGATCCCGACTCGCTGGTCGACTACATCTCCCGCTATCGGCGACTGGTGCGCGACAACGACGGGTTCCTCTACAACCGGCAGGGTGCGCACTACTCGACCGCGAACGTGAACCTGGCGAAGCGCGGCCTGGCCGGACGCTTCGTGGTCGCCGAGGGCATCGTCGCCCTGTGGCGCGATCTCGTACTCCAGTCGGGACTGTGGGACGGGATCTTCATCGATCAGTACTGCAATTCGCTGGGCTGGAGTCAGACGCCGTCCGAGAGCATCGACTTCGTGCGTGCCGGCTATCCGACGTTTGCGGCGTTCGACGCCGCGTGGCTCGCGGCGACCGATACCATGGCGAGTCAGCTGCGCCGCTTCGCGGGCCCCGACTTCACACTGGTCGGCAACTGCGGTCAGGGCACCAAGTACACGACGTTCAACGGCTGGATGCGCGAGAACTTCCCGTTCCAGAACGGCGGCACCTGGTTCGAGAACATGTTCCGCACTCCGGGCGGATACCTGACCGACGAGACGCGATTCCGCGCTCCGCGTCATGGCTACAACTTCTCCGCCACTTCCAGCTCATCGACGCCGTACAGCGCGGCGAACACCCGCAAACTTCGCTTTGGACTCGGCAGCACGGCGCTCGGCAGCGGATTGCACATCCTCGGGCCCGGAGACCTGGACGCGCTCAACTATCCGTATCACTGGTGGTGGTTCGACGAGTACGCGGTCAACCTGGGTACCGGTCTCGCCGACAGCTCGCAGGCGCATACCGGATGGCTCGGTCAGCCACTCGCCGACGCCTATCAGATGGTATGGGTGGGGACCAATCCTGAACTGGTCGCGAACCACGACTTCGAGAGCGATCTGAGCAGCTGGTCACTGTCGAGTGTCGCCGTGCCCGCGAGCGTGACTCGAGATGCCAGCACGGCGGCGACCGGGCTGTCGTCGGCGCACATCACCGCTCCGGTGCGTGGTTCGGTTTCGTACTCCGTGATCTTCACCGCGACGCCTCAGAACTTCGTCACGCAGGGACAGCTCTACTCCGCGACGTTCTGGGCCAAGGCTTCGCGCCCCGACACGATCTCGGTCGTGGCCTCGGCGCAGCCCACCGGGCTGGTGGCGCTGCGCGACGTGGCCGTGACCAGCGAATGGCGGCAGTACCAGGTCGCGCTGGTGCCCTCGATGTCGTCGCAGACTCACCTGCAGTTCTACCTCGGCTTCCTCGAGGGCGAGCTGTGGATCGACGACGTTCACTTCCAGGCGGGCGCGAGTTCGATGTGGCGGCGCGACTTTCAGAACGGAACCGTGCTCGTGAATCCCGCCACCGGCCCGATGACGGTTCCGCTCGGCCGCCAGTTCCGGAAGATCTTCGGTCTGCACGACCCGCTCACGAACGACGGCTCGTTCGTCACGCAGGTCACGGTGCCGCCGAGCGACGCGCTGTTTCTGATCGGGAGCGATACCACGCCGCCCGCCGCGATCAGCGACATGCGCCCGGTCAACGACCCCTAGCGAGCCTCGCCCGCTTCGCGCCGGACTTGTCGGGAGGCACCGGGCACCTCCGTCGCGCGGCTCCGACGGTTGCAATGCAGGAGCGTTGTGCTAGCGTCCCGCGCCATCGCATCGCATCGCGGCGCCGTCTTTCGCACACTCGCGCCGCGCTCCCGGAGTGCTCGTGAACACCCAGCGCGACTTTCGATTCGCCGCCCGACTCTCGCTCGCGACCGCCGTGCTCATGTACGGGCTCATCGTGCTCGGCTCGGTCGTTCGCACCACGGCCTCCGGGCTCGCCTGCCCCGACTGGCCGCTGTGTCACGGGCGCCTGATTCCGCCGCTGCAATTCAACATTCTGATCGAGTGGTTCCACCGTCTGATCGCGGCGCTGGTGAGCCTCGGATTGGTGGCGACGGCAGCGTGGACCTACGCGCGTCCCGCGGTGCGGGCCCGACTCGGTGTGACCATGGCGATTGCGCTTGTGTTGCTGCCGATCCAGATCCTGCTCGGAGCGCTCACCGTCTGGAAGCTGCTGGATCCCGGCGTCGTCGGCGGACATCTGGCGAACGCGCTGCTGCTGTTCGCGGCGGTGTCGACCTACGCGCTGATCGCGCATCGCGAAGCCTCCGGCGCACCCGAGGCCGCCGCGGACCCCGAGCGCCGCACACTGTTCGTGACCGCCACCGTCGCCACGTTCGCGCAGGCGGTGCTGGGCGGAATCGTGAGCACGAATCACGCCGCGCTCGCTTGCCCCGACTGGCCGACCTGTGACGGCGTGTGGTTTCCGCCGCTCTCCGGCATCGTGGGCATGCAGATGACGCACCGCTACGGAGCCTATGCGCTGGTCGCGCTGATGCTGGTGGTCGCGACCCGCGCGCGCACGGCCGCGAATCCCGCGCTGCGTCGCGGCGGTGCTCAGTTGCTCGGACTCACTCTGTTTCAGGTGGTGATCGGAGTCTGCAACGTGTTCCTGCACGTTCCGGTGTGGCTCTCGGCGCTGCATCTCGCGGTTGCGACTGCCATGATCGCGCGCGCCTTGACGCTCACTTTCCTCAGCGGCGCCGCCGCGGTCGCGCGCGACCCCCGGGTCATCGCGCGATGAGCGTGCAGTCGGCACCGCCCGCGAGCCTCGCGCTCGAGCGCCCGGGGCTGCTGCGCCTGCTCGGCGGCTATCTCGAGCTGACCAAGCCGCGCATCATGCTGCTGGTGCTGGTGACGGCGGTACCCGCGCTCTACATGGCGGGGAACGGATATCCGGGCGCGGTGCGGTTTTGGGGCACGTTGCTCGGCACGGCACTCGCGTCGATGTCGGCGGCCAGCTTCAATCACTGGGTGGACCGCGACATCGACGGGCTCATGCTGCGCACGCGCGATCGGCCACTGCCGGCCGGTCTGTTCCCGGCCTCGCACGCGCTGGCCGTGGGGTTCGGGCTCGCCGCGCTCTCGTGGTGGGTGCTCGCCAGCGTTGCGAACCTGCTGGCAGTGGGGCTCGCGATGGCGTCGATCTTCTACTACGCCGTCGTCTACTCGATGTGGCTCAAGCGTCGCACGCCCCAGAACATCGTGATCGGCGGGGGAGCGGGCGCCTCGGCGCCCCTGATCGCGTGGGCCGCCGTGACCGGCGACCTGGCGCTGCCGGCGGTGCTGCTCGCCGCGATCGTGTTCTTCTGGACTCCGCCGCACTTCTGGGCGCTGTCGCTGTATCGCCGCGAGGACTACCTGCGCGCTGGACTGCCGATGCTTCCGGTCACCCACGGCGAGCCGGAGACTCGGCGACAGATCGTGCTCTACACGCTGGTGCTGGTACCGGTGACGCTGGCGCTCGGCGCACTCGGCGTGGCGGGTCCGCTCTACTCGGTGCCCGCGGCGGTACTGGGTGCGATCTTTCTGTTCTACGCATTGAGACTGCAGCGCAGCGCCGCCACGCCGCACGCGGTGCAGTTGTTCCGCTACTCGATCCTCTACTTGTTCCTGCTGTTCGTGTGCATGACGGTCGACGTGATGGTGCGCACCCGTTAGCCTGCCCGGGCGGCCGGCACCGGCTTGTTGAAGTGCCGCCTATC
This sequence is a window from Candidatus Eisenbacteria bacterium. Protein-coding genes within it:
- a CDS encoding glycoside hydrolase family 1 protein, which translates into the protein MSLLSFPDGFLWGAATSAHQVEGGNQLNDWWRFEQLADVVRGGDRSGEACRHWERFDEDFALAAGDHHTAHRLSLEWSRLEPEPGRFDAAAIAHYHAVFASLRRHHLTPIVTLHHFTNPLWVADRGGWENRVTLDDFDRFVQFCAREFGAEVDWWCTVNEPEVYAFRSYSEGVWPPGRRDDGAALEVIANLLEAHGRAYHILHAEDRIDADGDGRAVRVGFAKHYPILEPLRPWFPLDVLRAWFENRVFNDAVLEAPRSGRIRLSIPGARSVSRQVPALAGALDWLGLNYYTRWKVNSLGPVAHVAAPGATVNDLGWEHHPAGIEQVLRRIAIDRTPILITEHGVADAEDRLRPRAIVETLRYVHRAIEAGVPVVGYLHWSLLDNFEWADGYFGRFGLYGVGFGDPARPRVRRESAAVLSRIAQANALEA
- a CDS encoding alpha/beta hydrolase, yielding MEARSRSPRPVLGVRLDARWREHVPPAWRADWNEREFALDRGSTRVVTAGTGPPALLLPPLPGYKEAWLRVLPQLALRFRVVTFDLRLHRGSANDWASHVADAARVAEAFAPGAALVVGHSLGGMLAQRYALAHPQRVSRLVLSSTFPRVGFEWRQLVPRYLEQPLVLATQRWLPEPLSRAAAAGFARRRAWVFDACCDAEVVEFVRFGIRNFALSDARAMVALAFAHDARAELERLAVPTLVVVGECETAWALAAARRLAVVLPDARLVEFADVAHLHPLSAPDRLVRSIEGWLDATA
- a CDS encoding LEA type 2 family protein, whose product is MKATLDTDSSVRRVPRASAVWQGARARGSVMLAVAAAAAIVTGCTALQELAALRNVVFAFDRVADVRVAGIAIGEGASYSRLSVADLARVAAAVASRNVPLELVAHVSASNPAENRVAARLVNVDWTLFVDDRRLLSGVVNESRSIAPGSIADLPVPIRFDLYELSQGGARDLFETALAIAGYGTRARELRFELLPRIETTLGPIQYPTPVVIRRAAR
- a CDS encoding MFS transporter, whose amino-acid sequence is MDRFRSLRHPAFRVFWIGQLVSVLGTWMQSVAQGWLMHRLTESAWMLGLLAGAQFLPVTLFSLWAGVVADRMDKRRMILVTQVLSMLQAVTLALVVTLGIVEPWMVLVLALLFGVVSAFDLPARQAFVADLVPREDMSNAIALNSTAFNTARVFGPAIAGVLLATAGEAACFWINALSYLAVILSLVRIDLPRRDLARSSLAETLARLNEGLRYAWSTRPVRNLLVLLAIAAGLGFQYGPLLPVYARELLHAGPGVYGLLTSAFGLGALLAALLMTRHHDRWGLRRNLLLGLTTAGIGMGVFAWSRYLPLSLAMGFAAGFGLILYVATTNTLIQLTIEDRYRGRVMSLYTFMFIGTSPLGALMAGVIAQRFGAPVATSVCALLLLGCALWMSNRLRVLAAQERAQSPPDYPQADAVR
- a CDS encoding squalene/phytoene synthase family protein; its protein translation is MSTPTDLVADRAYCRAVLGRVSRTFALNIRLLRAHFGEAVRVGYLLCRTADALEDSWVGSPEEIGARFDQFLAALDGDSMAAHSLAEAAAQTAAGRPDLALVAELPRVLRVTSALPGAHRDAVRDGVRTLATGMRRYATRAAARSPHAPYLDTEAELDDYCWIVAGCVGVMLTDLFAAEYGVGDETRHRRRLELAPVVGRALQLTNILLDWPADVRRGRCYLPATWLAEFGLEVPDLVGTPNAGVHALAERLTARARGALVQVPEYVDAIPARRVRYRLFCVWPALWALGSLRATRRTPDFPWGEARPRISRFEVFGTALTSALTVHSGRTLRWQWDVTARPPVIAR
- a CDS encoding COX15/CtaA family protein encodes the protein MNTQRDFRFAARLSLATAVLMYGLIVLGSVVRTTASGLACPDWPLCHGRLIPPLQFNILIEWFHRLIAALVSLGLVATAAWTYARPAVRARLGVTMAIALVLLPIQILLGALTVWKLLDPGVVGGHLANALLLFAAVSTYALIAHREASGAPEAAADPERRTLFVTATVATFAQAVLGGIVSTNHAALACPDWPTCDGVWFPPLSGIVGMQMTHRYGAYALVALMLVVATRARTAANPALRRGGAQLLGLTLFQVVIGVCNVFLHVPVWLSALHLAVATAMIARALTLTFLSGAAAVARDPRVIAR
- a CDS encoding protoheme IX farnesyltransferase translates to MSVQSAPPASLALERPGLLRLLGGYLELTKPRIMLLVLVTAVPALYMAGNGYPGAVRFWGTLLGTALASMSAASFNHWVDRDIDGLMLRTRDRPLPAGLFPASHALAVGFGLAALSWWVLASVANLLAVGLAMASIFYYAVVYSMWLKRRTPQNIVIGGGAGASAPLIAWAAVTGDLALPAVLLAAIVFFWTPPHFWALSLYRREDYLRAGLPMLPVTHGEPETRRQIVLYTLVLVPVTLALGALGVAGPLYSVPAAVLGAIFLFYALRLQRSAATPHAVQLFRYSILYLFLLFVCMTVDVMVRTR